One segment of Anatilimnocola aggregata DNA contains the following:
- a CDS encoding M81 family metallopeptidase has translation MRIAMGGVLHETSTFLPQPTTVADFSAGFGLYRGEEVRQRFSGANMCIGGFFDAAKSAGFEAIPLLWGFAYPSGVIARADYEQLKSEFLERLLAADKQQRLDGVLLDLHGAMVVEGLDDGDGDFVTSVRAAIGNERPIVVTYDLHGNHTPERMRAANASIGYDTYPHVDMGERGREAGELIARTIRGEVRPVTALHQLPLFWSSQRQVTGHAPMNEVLARLHELERRPGILAASISTGFPWADVPQLCSSVFVVADGDEPLAQQAAKELGDWIWAERSRWYQAPQSVRDGIAAGQALGKYPILLGDYNDNTGGGAPGDSTALLRTMIDMNLPDALLLYLVDLNAVAAAHQAGVGAQLTLPLGGSSHPSQGPPLEVTVEVVALSDGAFRYDGPMYAGLTGNMGPSAWLRCGGVSVVVVSKREQPLDPAFARSLGIDCSQLKYIAVKSAAHFRSGFEQIAGSIHLVDAPALHSHQFGTLTYRKRRPLFPVELK, from the coding sequence ATGCGAATTGCGATGGGTGGCGTCTTGCACGAGACGAGTACGTTCTTGCCCCAACCGACGACGGTCGCCGATTTCTCGGCAGGCTTTGGGCTGTATCGCGGCGAAGAAGTGCGCCAGCGTTTCAGCGGCGCGAACATGTGCATCGGCGGCTTCTTCGACGCTGCCAAGTCGGCCGGCTTCGAAGCGATTCCGCTCCTCTGGGGCTTTGCCTATCCCAGCGGCGTCATCGCGCGGGCCGACTATGAACAGTTGAAGAGCGAGTTCCTCGAACGACTCCTGGCCGCCGACAAGCAGCAGCGACTCGATGGCGTGCTGCTCGATCTGCACGGCGCGATGGTGGTGGAAGGGCTCGACGACGGTGATGGGGATTTCGTAACTTCCGTGCGCGCGGCGATTGGCAACGAGCGGCCGATCGTGGTGACGTATGACTTGCACGGCAATCATACGCCCGAGCGAATGCGGGCTGCGAACGCGAGCATCGGCTACGACACTTATCCGCACGTCGATATGGGGGAGCGCGGCCGCGAAGCGGGGGAACTGATTGCCCGGACGATTCGCGGCGAAGTCCGTCCCGTTACCGCGCTGCATCAGTTGCCGCTGTTTTGGAGTTCCCAGCGACAAGTGACCGGGCACGCGCCGATGAATGAAGTCCTCGCGCGGCTACATGAACTGGAACGCCGCCCCGGTATTCTCGCCGCTAGTATTTCGACCGGCTTTCCCTGGGCGGACGTGCCGCAGTTATGCTCGTCGGTCTTCGTGGTCGCCGATGGAGACGAACCGCTGGCCCAGCAAGCTGCGAAGGAACTGGGCGATTGGATCTGGGCCGAGCGCTCGCGCTGGTATCAAGCGCCGCAAAGTGTGCGGGACGGAATTGCTGCGGGCCAGGCGCTGGGGAAGTATCCGATCCTGCTCGGCGATTACAACGACAACACCGGCGGCGGCGCTCCCGGCGATTCCACTGCGTTGCTGCGGACGATGATCGACATGAATTTGCCCGACGCATTACTGCTGTACCTGGTCGACCTGAATGCGGTCGCCGCAGCGCATCAGGCGGGTGTCGGCGCGCAACTCACGCTGCCACTTGGTGGCAGTTCGCATCCGTCGCAAGGACCGCCCCTCGAAGTGACTGTCGAAGTTGTGGCGCTCTCCGATGGCGCGTTTCGCTACGACGGACCGATGTACGCCGGGCTCACGGGCAACATGGGCCCGAGCGCCTGGCTCCGCTGCGGCGGAGTTTCGGTCGTCGTCGTCTCGAAGCGCGAGCAGCCTCTCGATCCGGCCTTTGCTCGGTCCCTGGGAATCGACTGCAGCCAACTGAAGTACATCGCCGTGAAGAGTGCGGCCCATTTTCGCAGCGGGTTCGAGCAGATCGCTGGTTCGATTCACCTGGTCGATGCCCCGGCGCTCCATAGTCATCAGTTCGGCACCCTCACGTATCGCAAGCGTCGGCCGCTGTTTCCCGTGGAGTTGAAGTAA
- a CDS encoding HEPN domain-containing protein, translated as MPDTAALTNFRASLALANELMQIEAVLPDPAPPADEARARGLRGGAAVLMVAAFEGYLSSGIAELVYPLLGPPAKLLNTLPKKLQTASVYESLELAMYGPRHGQTTTKEQRLPDIDAAVSKISSGLVDPAALSQTKSNPSPATVKRLLKGLGIPDPFAYLRPTFDLKWAQPEAASFLVDKLEEIVQRRHRVAHSANALAIGRADLAAGAKFLQTLAETIDQDVQIYLAAL; from the coding sequence ATGCCCGACACCGCAGCACTAACCAACTTCAGAGCCTCCTTGGCACTAGCCAACGAATTAATGCAGATCGAGGCTGTGCTACCAGACCCTGCTCCACCTGCAGATGAAGCGCGCGCACGTGGATTGAGAGGAGGGGCGGCAGTGTTGATGGTTGCTGCATTCGAAGGATATTTGAGTAGTGGCATTGCGGAATTAGTGTATCCTTTGCTTGGTCCGCCGGCAAAACTGTTGAATACTTTGCCCAAGAAGCTGCAAACAGCATCTGTGTATGAATCGCTAGAACTTGCTATGTACGGCCCTCGACATGGCCAGACAACTACAAAGGAACAAAGACTGCCAGATATTGATGCAGCGGTAAGCAAGATTTCGAGCGGGTTGGTTGATCCAGCTGCTTTAAGTCAAACAAAAAGTAATCCGAGTCCTGCCACAGTAAAGAGATTGCTCAAAGGATTGGGGATCCCAGATCCGTTCGCTTACCTTCGGCCAACATTTGACTTAAAATGGGCCCAACCGGAAGCGGCAAGCTTTCTTGTTGATAAACTTGAAGAAATTGTGCAAAGACGCCATCGAGTTGCACACTCAGCAAATGCACTCGCTATCGGCCGGGCTGACTTAGCGGCCGGCGCAAAATTTCTACAAACTCTTGCCGAGACAATTGATCAAGATGTCCAGATATATCTGGCCGCTCTTTAG
- a CDS encoding c-type cytochrome, which produces MKRPILSSLTFAAATLFIISCAPAHGADTTDGKHFTQKPELAAAVGQPAVEPAPAATSAVPKNWVSEGPAPTWIWGADPKKNYVARKTFMGGTKGARLKTSCDNVVAIRINGQLVLQSSEWQTASEADVQKFIKPGENVLEAEITNEGGSAAFVLKMMLTAADGKTSYLVSDDSWEVANLRNPKDWAKPKVVAKYGDAPWGQVLTGGAVASNTPRDTFNLLPGFQVERLFTVPKDKLGSWVCLAVDGKGRLLASDQGGIGLCRITPPKIGSTEETKVELLDIKIDGKQVSGAQGLLWAFDSLYICCNGGPGSGLYRARDTNGDDQFDECVKLKDLRGGGEHGPHALRLSPDGKSIYVDCGNHTQPPFDRKLNAPVQTMGGVRAEQLHAELPAGMTSRIAPNWDEDLLLPRQWDGNGHATGILAPGGWIAKTDPDGKTWEMISIGYRNQYDFALNGDGEIFVYDADMEWDMGSPWYRPTRVVHATSGSEFGWRSGTGKWPPYYVDSLPQLVDIGPGSPVGVEFGYGTKFPAKYQKALFICDWTFATMYAIHMEPSGASYKAVKEEFVSRTPLPLTDVVVGADGALYFSIGGRGAQSELFRVTYVGKESTAPAERKDAKDADLRALRREIETYHVADHAAPAKAAAFLVPHLAHSDRHIRYAARVALERLPVATWQDQVLGSTDIETVITGVVGLARQADAPLQSKLLAALEKLNYSSLTENQQLELLRAYQLVFLRLGLPADADKIKLGSKFDSLFPTASNSHNQELAILMVGLSSPQAASKIVPMLTKERVATQTVAEQLLARNRGYGGNIATMLANQPDLQQYQFAFTLRNLKSGWTIDQRKTYFGWFEKARTWSGGNSYQKFLTNINNDAFANSTDIERLAIESAGIRKPYVAPELPKPKGPGREYTVADVVNLATDKLKGRDFKNGQKMFAAARCIVCHRYSGDGGATGPDLTQLAGRFNLKDLTDSIVEPSKVISDQYKATVVLTDDGKIRTGRVVNDTAEELTMVIDPENAAKIEVIKKSGIEESKPSAVSLMPKDLLKQLNENEVLDLMAYLLSRGNPRDAMFQK; this is translated from the coding sequence ATGAAGCGGCCCATCCTCAGTTCGCTCACGTTCGCTGCCGCCACGCTGTTCATCATCTCTTGCGCTCCCGCGCATGGTGCCGACACCACCGATGGCAAGCATTTCACGCAGAAGCCCGAACTGGCCGCTGCGGTGGGTCAGCCTGCGGTGGAACCAGCGCCGGCCGCGACTTCGGCCGTTCCCAAGAACTGGGTCAGCGAAGGGCCGGCACCCACTTGGATCTGGGGAGCGGATCCCAAGAAGAACTACGTCGCCCGCAAGACGTTCATGGGGGGCACGAAAGGGGCCCGCCTGAAGACCTCGTGCGATAACGTTGTCGCCATTCGGATCAATGGCCAACTCGTACTGCAGTCGAGCGAGTGGCAAACGGCCTCCGAAGCCGACGTGCAAAAGTTCATTAAGCCCGGCGAGAATGTTCTCGAAGCTGAGATCACCAACGAAGGGGGCAGTGCGGCCTTCGTGCTGAAGATGATGCTCACCGCCGCCGATGGCAAAACCAGCTACCTCGTCAGCGACGATTCGTGGGAAGTCGCCAATCTGCGCAATCCCAAGGATTGGGCCAAGCCAAAGGTCGTGGCCAAGTATGGCGACGCTCCGTGGGGCCAGGTGCTGACGGGCGGCGCAGTCGCCTCGAATACGCCGCGCGATACGTTCAACCTGTTGCCGGGCTTTCAGGTCGAACGCTTGTTCACCGTGCCGAAGGACAAGCTCGGCTCGTGGGTCTGCCTGGCCGTCGATGGCAAGGGTCGCTTGCTGGCCAGCGATCAAGGTGGCATCGGTCTCTGCCGCATCACGCCCCCGAAAATCGGTAGTACTGAAGAAACCAAGGTCGAACTGCTCGATATCAAAATCGATGGCAAACAAGTCTCCGGCGCGCAAGGCCTGCTCTGGGCTTTTGACTCGCTCTATATCTGCTGCAACGGTGGTCCCGGCAGCGGACTGTATCGCGCTCGCGATACCAATGGCGATGATCAGTTCGACGAATGCGTCAAGCTGAAGGACTTGCGTGGCGGCGGCGAACATGGCCCGCACGCGCTCCGGCTTTCGCCCGACGGCAAGTCGATCTATGTCGACTGCGGCAACCATACGCAGCCTCCTTTCGATCGCAAGTTGAATGCGCCGGTGCAAACGATGGGTGGCGTGCGTGCCGAGCAGTTGCATGCCGAATTGCCGGCGGGGATGACCAGCCGGATCGCGCCGAACTGGGACGAAGACTTGTTACTCCCTCGCCAATGGGACGGCAATGGTCACGCGACGGGAATTCTGGCTCCGGGTGGCTGGATCGCGAAGACCGATCCGGATGGCAAGACCTGGGAAATGATTTCCATTGGCTATCGCAATCAATACGACTTTGCTTTGAACGGCGACGGCGAAATTTTTGTCTACGACGCCGACATGGAATGGGACATGGGTTCACCCTGGTATCGCCCCACGCGCGTGGTGCATGCCACGAGCGGCAGCGAATTTGGCTGGCGCAGCGGCACCGGCAAATGGCCTCCCTACTACGTCGACAGCTTGCCGCAACTGGTCGATATCGGCCCGGGTTCGCCAGTGGGTGTTGAGTTCGGCTACGGCACGAAGTTCCCCGCGAAGTACCAGAAGGCGCTGTTCATTTGCGACTGGACCTTCGCGACGATGTACGCCATTCACATGGAACCGAGTGGTGCGAGCTATAAGGCCGTGAAAGAAGAATTCGTCTCGCGCACGCCGCTGCCGCTGACCGATGTGGTGGTGGGAGCTGATGGGGCACTCTATTTTTCGATCGGTGGCCGCGGTGCTCAGAGTGAATTATTCCGCGTGACGTATGTCGGTAAGGAATCGACCGCGCCAGCCGAACGCAAAGATGCCAAAGATGCCGACCTGCGTGCGCTGCGGCGCGAGATTGAAACGTATCACGTGGCCGATCATGCTGCCCCGGCGAAAGCAGCGGCCTTTCTCGTTCCTCATTTGGCGCACAGCGATCGGCACATTCGTTATGCGGCGCGCGTGGCGCTGGAGCGCTTGCCCGTCGCCACCTGGCAAGATCAGGTGCTTGGTTCGACCGATATCGAAACGGTGATTACCGGCGTCGTTGGCCTGGCTCGTCAGGCTGATGCCCCGCTGCAGTCCAAGCTGCTCGCCGCGCTGGAAAAGCTGAATTACTCGTCGCTGACCGAGAATCAACAACTCGAATTGCTACGGGCCTATCAGCTTGTCTTCCTCCGCTTGGGTCTGCCGGCCGATGCTGACAAAATCAAGCTCGGCAGCAAGTTCGACTCGCTCTTTCCGACCGCGTCGAACAGCCACAATCAAGAACTGGCGATTCTGATGGTCGGTCTCAGTTCGCCCCAAGCGGCCAGCAAGATCGTGCCGATGTTGACCAAGGAACGAGTTGCCACGCAGACCGTTGCGGAACAACTGCTGGCCCGCAATCGTGGCTACGGCGGCAATATCGCGACCATGCTCGCTAATCAGCCTGACTTGCAGCAGTATCAATTCGCTTTCACGCTTCGCAACCTGAAGTCGGGCTGGACTATCGATCAGCGGAAGACGTACTTCGGTTGGTTCGAGAAGGCCCGCACCTGGAGCGGCGGCAATAGCTACCAGAAGTTCCTCACCAACATTAACAACGATGCGTTTGCCAACTCGACCGACATCGAACGGCTGGCGATCGAATCGGCAGGAATTCGTAAGCCTTACGTCGCTCCGGAATTGCCGAAGCCCAAAGGTCCAGGCCGCGAGTACACCGTGGCCGATGTGGTGAACCTCGCGACCGACAAACTCAAGGGGCGCGACTTCAAGAACGGACAAAAGATGTTCGCCGCCGCCCGCTGCATTGTCTGCCATCGTTACAGTGGCGACGGCGGTGCCACCGGCCCCGACCTGACGCAACTCGCCGGGCGGTTCAACCTGAAGGATCTCACCGATTCCATTGTCGAGCCCAGCAAAGTCATCTCCGATCAGTACAAGGCAACCGTCGTGCTGACGGACGACGGCAAGATTCGGACGGGCCGTGTGGTGAACGATACGGCGGAAGAATTAACGATGGTGATCGATCCGGAAAATGCCGCGAAGATCGAGGTCATCAAAAAATCGGGCATCGAAGAAAGCAAGCCCTCGGCCGTTTCGCTGATGCCCAAGGACCTGCTCAAGCAGTTGAACGAAAACGAAGTTCTCGACCTGATGGCCTACCTACTCTCGCGCGGCAACCCGCGAGACGCGATGTTTCAGAAGTAG
- a CDS encoding MBL fold metallo-hydrolase, with protein MRHLARWSSRAIACACVLATSLLASAQEPATPTKGSFRQPDAKGHPDLFVWTDTCNVYVLKQGDSALLIDLGSGSVLKHLGEIGVKKVEWILFTHHHREQCQGIELVDRTKTKIAAPKLEQDLFEKPTEFRKWHPTLGDAYTVYGASYARPPRRAIPLDKALEPGEKFAWRGIELACLSTPGHSPGSMTYILQSNDKSLAFSGDVMHDGAKLTTWFDTEWDYGFAKGIDTLIASVEGLQATPLDLALTSHGPTIEKPQKQLATYLGKLKTFRQSYIRGYPVFEIKPPESDPISKPTAVPLINQVTPHLYKLSHKLPGKNFAIIISDKGRGLILDAGLFPEAQLDEIVVGLREHMGLKQIDAFWISHMHGDHFLLGPTLKRKYGAQAWTLDRIADRCEHPRRYDYSALVSAYKDGFDGMKIDKPFRDGESVEWEGYKIQVDWMPGQTEFGCCLWLDIDGKRIAFTGDNLFGNSADKKQNGHEAVVARNSAIFEEGYILGSRYLKNLKPDIVMGSHSYVMPEPADFLARYHDWSLQIRDLYRELLPDRDYEYLFDPYWVSAYPYRVDFSAAETQTVAITVRNFRDKPQQHHIELKLPAGITAEPATLSGTVAAESRQTYPVKLTVNRAAVPAGLQIVPFDITLDGRHYGELFDFILRTKE; from the coding sequence ATGCGTCACCTGGCTCGTTGGTCATCCCGGGCAATCGCCTGTGCCTGTGTCTTGGCGACTTCGCTGCTCGCCTCCGCTCAAGAGCCGGCCACTCCCACCAAGGGAAGCTTTCGCCAGCCCGATGCGAAGGGGCATCCCGACCTGTTCGTCTGGACCGACACCTGCAACGTGTATGTGCTGAAACAGGGCGATTCTGCGCTCCTGATCGATTTAGGCAGCGGGAGTGTGTTGAAACACCTGGGCGAGATCGGGGTGAAGAAGGTCGAGTGGATTCTCTTCACCCATCATCATCGCGAGCAATGCCAGGGGATCGAACTTGTCGATCGCACCAAAACGAAAATTGCCGCACCAAAGTTGGAACAAGACCTGTTCGAGAAGCCGACCGAGTTTCGTAAGTGGCATCCCACGCTGGGCGATGCTTACACCGTTTATGGTGCCAGCTATGCCAGGCCACCACGCCGCGCCATACCGCTCGATAAAGCGCTCGAGCCCGGCGAGAAGTTTGCTTGGCGCGGGATCGAACTCGCCTGCCTCAGCACTCCCGGCCATTCGCCGGGGAGCATGACTTATATCCTGCAGAGCAATGACAAGTCGCTCGCCTTCAGTGGCGACGTCATGCACGACGGTGCGAAGCTAACAACCTGGTTCGATACCGAATGGGATTACGGTTTTGCGAAAGGAATCGACACCCTGATTGCGTCGGTCGAAGGACTTCAAGCCACGCCACTCGATCTGGCCCTCACTTCGCATGGACCGACCATTGAGAAACCACAGAAGCAGTTGGCAACGTATCTAGGCAAATTAAAAACGTTCCGGCAAAGTTATATCCGCGGCTATCCGGTCTTCGAAATCAAGCCGCCCGAGTCCGATCCCATCTCCAAACCGACCGCAGTGCCGCTCATCAATCAAGTGACACCGCATCTCTATAAGTTGAGTCACAAACTGCCGGGAAAGAACTTCGCGATCATTATTTCCGACAAAGGACGCGGTCTGATTCTCGATGCCGGGCTGTTTCCAGAAGCACAGCTCGACGAGATCGTCGTCGGCCTGCGCGAGCACATGGGACTCAAGCAAATCGACGCCTTCTGGATTTCGCACATGCACGGCGATCACTTCCTGCTCGGGCCAACGCTCAAGCGAAAGTACGGCGCGCAGGCGTGGACTCTCGATCGAATTGCCGACCGCTGCGAGCACCCGCGGCGCTACGATTACTCCGCACTGGTTTCAGCTTATAAGGATGGCTTTGATGGCATGAAGATCGACAAGCCCTTTCGCGATGGCGAATCGGTCGAGTGGGAAGGTTACAAGATTCAAGTCGATTGGATGCCCGGCCAAACGGAATTCGGCTGCTGTCTGTGGCTCGATATCGACGGCAAGCGGATCGCCTTCACCGGCGACAATCTGTTTGGCAACTCGGCCGACAAAAAGCAAAACGGCCACGAGGCGGTCGTCGCCCGCAACAGCGCGATTTTCGAAGAAGGGTACATTCTGGGAAGTCGCTACTTGAAAAACCTCAAGCCCGACATCGTGATGGGAAGCCATTCGTATGTCATGCCCGAGCCTGCTGACTTTCTCGCCCGCTATCACGACTGGTCGCTGCAGATTCGCGACCTGTATCGCGAACTGTTGCCCGATCGGGACTACGAATATTTGTTCGATCCTTACTGGGTTTCGGCCTATCCCTATCGCGTCGACTTCAGCGCGGCCGAAACGCAAACCGTGGCCATCACCGTCCGAAACTTCCGCGACAAGCCGCAGCAACACCACATCGAATTGAAGTTGCCGGCCGGCATCACTGCTGAACCCGCGACGCTCTCAGGTACCGTCGCGGCGGAGAGCCGGCAAACCTATCCGGTGAAGCTGACCGTCAATCGCGCGGCAGTCCCCGCTGGCCTGCAGATCGTCCCATTCGATATTACGCTCGATGGCCGGCACTATGGTGAACTGTTCGACTTCATCTTGCGCACCAAGGAATAA
- a CDS encoding DUF1559 domain-containing protein, producing the protein MAELCRREDAARRRRSVRPAFTLIELLVTIAIIGVLVALLLPAVQSAREAGRRAQCENHLRQLVIGLHNHEGCYGYFPSAYEASGTDPGWGWGSAILPYIEHKSLFEAARNQTPTFGDGAIPALPTTHTELQLNLYRCPSDPSPAKNPARLFHGTSNYRCVAGPVDMMRFYIDYDYGGVMYQNSRTPLARVTDGTSNTLAIGECILDEKTGKRAALWAGMTGMRTLPGEMASSVWTSDVMWSVDDVSANVNGPAPQAFSSRHPGGAFFAYCDGSVRFFYETGDKSVVKWAAGRDDANAVQ; encoded by the coding sequence ATGGCCGAACTTTGTCGAAGAGAGGATGCTGCGCGTCGTCGTCGCTCTGTTCGACCGGCGTTCACGCTGATTGAGTTGCTGGTGACCATTGCCATCATCGGTGTGCTGGTGGCGCTGCTGTTGCCCGCGGTGCAGTCGGCGCGCGAAGCGGGCCGGCGAGCCCAGTGCGAGAATCACCTGCGCCAACTTGTGATTGGTCTGCACAATCACGAAGGGTGCTACGGCTATTTCCCTTCGGCCTATGAGGCCAGCGGGACTGACCCCGGCTGGGGCTGGGGTAGTGCGATTTTGCCTTATATCGAGCACAAGAGCTTGTTCGAAGCGGCCCGCAATCAAACGCCCACGTTCGGCGACGGAGCGATTCCGGCACTTCCCACCACCCACACCGAGTTGCAGCTGAACCTTTATCGCTGCCCGTCCGATCCTTCGCCGGCCAAGAATCCGGCCCGGTTGTTTCACGGCACATCGAACTATCGCTGCGTGGCTGGTCCGGTCGACATGATGCGGTTCTATATCGACTATGACTATGGCGGCGTGATGTATCAAAACAGTCGCACGCCGCTGGCCCGCGTGACCGACGGCACCTCGAACACGCTGGCGATTGGCGAGTGCATTCTGGACGAGAAGACCGGCAAGCGAGCAGCCCTGTGGGCGGGCATGACCGGCATGCGCACACTGCCGGGCGAAATGGCTTCGTCGGTGTGGACCAGCGACGTCATGTGGTCGGTCGACGACGTGAGCGCCAACGTGAACGGCCCCGCGCCGCAAGCCTTCAGCAGCCGTCATCCTGGGGGAGCCTTTTTTGCCTACTGCGATGGCTCCGTGCGATTCTTCTATGAGACCGGCGATAAGAGCGTCGTCAAATGGGCTGCTGGCCGCGACGATGCCAACGCGGTGCAGTAA
- a CDS encoding DUF6268 family outer membrane beta-barrel protein yields MHCWRGLGGTNGLVMIWLLLGMVADARCQDEIAWPTQTSPQLIEQWPEVDPLFVDEEALLFAPREGTYPAEFQPRETAGPPGQDRSPLRLGALWVPSQNVRGQGSELSFTGLQASLAFPLYIEPTGRSIWLAMTNLEHLEIGGNAILPDSGTPLPADLWKLSIGTLHSREFDNGWRAGFMFNVGSASDRPFAGIRDMTLTTLGFLNVPSGERDAWSFSLFYSPTSQLPFPIPGVAYVWRPSDQFTANIGIPFSLRYQPTETFTFTASYLPLTNVALRGSQRLGDYWNLYASYQIVNETYWLSERVNTQDRLYLFDQRVGIGLERELAFGFKLDLAAAYLFDRRIFQAESFSDARHDVLDIEPGPAVSLLFSWSR; encoded by the coding sequence ATGCATTGCTGGCGCGGCCTGGGCGGAACCAATGGATTGGTCATGATCTGGCTGCTGCTGGGGATGGTTGCCGATGCGCGGTGCCAAGACGAGATTGCCTGGCCAACTCAGACCTCTCCGCAGTTAATCGAACAGTGGCCAGAGGTAGACCCTCTATTTGTCGATGAAGAAGCTCTGCTGTTTGCCCCGCGCGAGGGAACTTACCCCGCAGAATTTCAGCCCCGCGAAACGGCCGGACCACCTGGCCAGGACCGTTCTCCACTAAGGTTGGGCGCGCTGTGGGTTCCCTCGCAGAACGTGCGGGGGCAGGGAAGCGAATTGTCGTTTACCGGGTTGCAGGCCAGCCTGGCTTTTCCGCTTTATATCGAGCCGACGGGCCGCTCGATCTGGCTGGCCATGACGAACCTAGAGCATTTGGAAATTGGCGGCAACGCGATACTGCCCGACTCGGGAACGCCTCTGCCGGCCGATCTCTGGAAACTTAGCATCGGCACGTTGCACAGCCGTGAGTTCGACAACGGCTGGCGCGCCGGCTTCATGTTCAACGTTGGTTCTGCCAGCGATCGGCCCTTTGCCGGTATTCGCGACATGACCCTGACGACGCTCGGGTTTCTCAACGTTCCGAGCGGCGAGCGCGATGCTTGGAGCTTCAGTCTGTTTTATTCACCGACGTCACAGTTGCCGTTTCCCATTCCGGGGGTGGCCTACGTCTGGCGGCCCAGCGATCAGTTCACCGCGAATATCGGCATCCCGTTTTCGCTGCGCTATCAACCCACCGAGACATTCACCTTCACCGCCAGCTATCTGCCACTGACGAATGTTGCGCTGCGAGGGAGTCAAAGGCTGGGAGACTATTGGAATTTGTATGCCAGCTATCAGATCGTGAACGAAACGTATTGGCTTTCCGAACGAGTGAACACCCAAGACCGGCTCTACCTGTTCGATCAACGGGTGGGAATTGGCCTGGAGCGAGAATTGGCGTTTGGCTTCAAGCTCGATCTTGCGGCAGCCTATTTGTTCGACCGGCGCATCTTTCAAGCCGAGTCCTTCTCCGACGCGCGGCACGATGTCCTAGACATCGAACCAGGCCCCGCCGTTAGCCTGCTCTTCAGCTGGTCTCGCTGA
- a CDS encoding calcium-binding protein encodes MKTATTRCQLKCEKLEQRDLMAGISMSNGIVTISGTNTRDIAVVSQNGSTINVSLAGGHSQLKAFPASQVRQVVFNAYGGNDEFYNDTKVPSVAWGGDGNDFLRGGDGVDFLYGDNGNDRVLGLGGNDQLFGWYGNDLLEGGNGDDILRGEQGDDDMWGHAGNDQLFGDIGNDTLQGGTGNDFLAGWYGDDRIIGDDGDDHIRGEFGNDKLWGNNGNDHIYGHDGNDELWGGAGNDMLAGMNGADVLNGEDGNDYMDGGGLDGAQDKLSGGRGYDLYVIETYLSGGTRKRRDTLIGLEAVDGVSEVR; translated from the coding sequence ATGAAGACCGCCACGACCCGCTGCCAACTGAAATGCGAAAAGCTCGAACAACGCGACCTGATGGCTGGCATCAGCATGAGCAACGGGATTGTCACCATCAGCGGCACCAACACCCGCGATATTGCCGTTGTCTCGCAGAACGGCAGCACCATCAACGTCAGCCTGGCGGGTGGCCACTCGCAGTTGAAGGCCTTCCCCGCCTCGCAGGTTCGGCAGGTGGTCTTCAATGCTTATGGTGGCAACGACGAATTCTACAACGACACGAAGGTCCCCTCGGTCGCTTGGGGCGGTGACGGAAATGACTTTCTTCGCGGTGGCGACGGGGTCGACTTTTTGTACGGCGACAACGGCAACGATCGCGTGCTCGGACTCGGCGGCAACGATCAACTGTTCGGCTGGTATGGGAACGACCTGCTCGAAGGTGGCAACGGCGACGATATTCTTCGCGGCGAACAAGGGGACGACGATATGTGGGGACATGCCGGCAACGACCAGTTGTTCGGCGACATCGGCAACGACACGCTCCAAGGTGGCACTGGAAACGACTTTCTCGCTGGCTGGTATGGCGACGACCGCATCATTGGCGATGACGGTGACGATCACATCCGCGGCGAATTTGGCAACGACAAGCTCTGGGGCAATAACGGCAACGACCACATCTATGGCCACGATGGCAACGATGAATTGTGGGGCGGAGCCGGCAACGACATGCTGGCTGGTATGAACGGTGCCGACGTCTTAAACGGAGAAGACGGCAACGACTACATGGACGGCGGCGGCTTGGACGGTGCCCAAGACAAACTCAGTGGCGGCCGTGGCTACGACCTCTACGTCATCGAGACTTACCTCAGCGGTGGCACACGGAAGCGGCGCGATACGTTGATCGGTCTGGAAGCTGTCGATGGCGTCTCGGAAGTTCGCTAG